In one window of Henckelia pumila isolate YLH828 chromosome 1, ASM3356847v2, whole genome shotgun sequence DNA:
- the LOC140874508 gene encoding uncharacterized protein, whose amino-acid sequence METLKFLVEVCARKWWRSTSAPIITAREVVTWANFLTAFHKLYFPLALRQAKASELLGLKQGSMSIDEYQHKFFERFPYCPQISDSTEPKYNLLLYGLNLEIHDRVYVGDDMNYEGLFSRCRQEEDNIRHNRSFLLSRPASSLGPPAQFFKNSASSFSSGSGGVMRFGRKGQQRPRGQSEGGSNLRPRTFGQVFSLRHDQAVEENERVIAGMFRLCGISAFVLIDTGASHSFISAQFVKHHKLPYSNLDVLLSVSTSTGQSALAKRLLVGCPLEFEGNVLMANLMLLSMEDFDCILGIDVLTMY is encoded by the exons atggagactctcAAATTCCTAGTAGAAGTATGTGCTAGGAAATGGTGGAGATCTACATCCGCACCTATCATCACTGCACGAGAAGTTGTTACTTGGGCAAACTTCCTCACAGCTTTCCATAAGCTATACTTTCCTCTCGCACTCCGACAGGCCAAAGCTAGTGAATTGTTGGGTTTGAAGCAGGGTTCTATGTCGATTGACGAGTACCAGCACAAGTTCTTTGAACGGTTTCCCTATTGTCCTCAGATCTCTGACAGCACTGAGCCAAAGTACAATCTGTTACTCTATGGCCTTAATCTGGAAATCCATGACCGTGTATATGTGGGTGATGACATGAACTATGAGGGACTATTTAGTCGATGTCGCCAGGAAGAGGACAACATTCGGCATAACCGTTCTTTCCTCTTGTCTAGAcccgcgagttctttgggtccccctGCTCAGTTTTTCAAGAATTCTGCTTCTTCTTTTTCCTCCGGATCTGGGGGAGTGATGCGTTTTGGAAGGAAAG GGCAACAGAGGCCACGGGGACAGTCGGAAGGAGGTTCTAATTTGCGACCTCGTACTTTTGGTCAAGTGTTTTcattgaggcatgatcaggcagtggaagAGAATGAGAGGGTTATAGCAGGTATGTTTCGATTATGCGGTATATCTGCTTTTGTtcttattgatactggtgcatctcattccttcatatcTGCTCAATTTGTCAAGCATCATAAGTTACCATACAGTAATCTAGACGTATTACTTTCTGTTTCTACATCGACGGGTCAGTCTGCGTTGGCTAAGCGTCTACTGGttggttgccctttagagtttgaggggAATGTTTTGATGGCAAATCTCATGTTATTATCAATggaagattttgattgcattttgggaattgatGTGTTGACCATGTACTGA